Proteins encoded in a region of the Phoenix dactylifera cultivar Barhee BC4 chromosome 3, palm_55x_up_171113_PBpolish2nd_filt_p, whole genome shotgun sequence genome:
- the LOC103716538 gene encoding non-specific phospholipase C1 yields the protein MEGSRPRRRRLLVASLFFFYLLASAHCLDSIWRKKKKHEIKGPIKTVVVLVMENRSFDHMLGWFTNKSSRPDIDGLTGRESNRLNASDPNSPEIFVSDDAVFVDSDPGHSFQAIREQIFGSADASADPAPMDGFAQQAHSMGLGMARTVMSGFEPDAVPVYGALASEFAVFDRWFASVPASTQPNRFYVHSATSHGAMSNVRKDLIHGFPQKTIFDSLDEDGLSFGIYYQNIPATLFFKSLRKLKHLLSFHSYTLSFKLHALLGKLPNYVVIEQRYFDIELFPANDDHPSHDVARGQSFVKEVYETLRASPQWTETALIITYDEHGGFYDHVPTPVSGVPNPDGIIGPDPYYFKFDRLGVRVPTILVSPWIEKGTVIHEPNGPTAHSQFEHSSIPATVKKLFNLNSNFLTKRDAWAGTFESQFSLRKTPRTDCPEKLPEVKRLRPFGPREDSTLSEFQMELMQLASQLNGDHVLNTYPDIGKGMTVAQANIYAEDAVARFLEAGRAALRAGANESAIVTMRPALTSRTSGGPSNPSLQNI from the exons ATGGAAGGCTCCCGGCCGCGGCGTCGGCGGCTCCTGGTGgcgtccctcttcttcttctacctCCTGGCGTCGGCCCACTGCCTGGACTCGATCTGgcgcaagaagaagaagcacgAGATCAAGGGGCCCATCAAGACGGTGGTGGTGCTGGTGATGGAGAACCGCTCCTTCGACCACATGCTCGGCTGGTTCACCAACAAGTCCTCCCGCCCCGACATCGACGGCCTCACCGGCCGCGAGTCCAACCGCCTCAACGCCTCCGACCCGAACTCCCCGGAGATCTTCGTCTCGGACGACGCCGTCTTCGTGGACTCAGACCCGGGCCACTCCTTCCAGGCCATCCGCGAGCAGATCTTCGGCTCCGCCGACGCCTCCGCCGACCCCGCCCCCATGGACGGCTTCGCCCAGCAGGCCCATTCGATGGGCCTCGGCATGGCCCGCACCGTCATGAGCGGCTTCGAACCCGACGCCGTCCCCGTCTACGGCGCCCTCGCCTCCGAGTTCGCCGTGTTCGACCGCTGGTTTGCCTCGGTCCCGGCGTCCACCCAGCCCAATCGCTTCTACGTCCACTCCGCCACGTCCCACGGCGCCATGTCCAACGTCCGCAAGGACCTCATCCACGGGTTCCcccagaagaccatcttcgacTCCCTGGACGAGGACGGCCTCTCCTTCGGCATCTACTACCAGAACATCCCGGCCACCctcttcttcaagagcctccgCAAGCTCAAGCACCTGCTCAGCTTCCACAGCTACACCCTCTCCTTCAAGCTGCACGCCCTCCTCGGGAAGCTCCCCAACTACGTCGTCATTGAGCAGCGCTACTTCGACATCGAGCTCTTCCCGGCCAACGACGACCACCCCTCCCACGACGTCGCCAGGGGCCAGAGCTTCGTCAAGGAGGTCTATGAGACGCTGCGGGCCAGCCCGCAGTGGACCGAGACCGCCCTGATCATCACCTACGACGAGCACGGCGGGTTCTACGACCACGTCCCCACGCCCGTCTCTGGGGTGCCCAACCCGGACGGCATCATCGGCCCCGACCCCTACTACTTCAAGTTCGACAGACTGGGGGTCCGGGTCCCCACCATTCTCGTCTCCCCCTGGATTGAAAAGGGCACTG TGATCCATGAGCCTAATGGACCAACAGCACATTCACAATTTGAACATTCATCAATTCCTGCAACCGTTAAGAAACTGTTCAATCTGAATTCAAATTTTCTTACGAAGAGGGATGCATGGGCGGGGACCTTTGAGAGCCAGTTCTCCCTCCGAAAGACTCCTCGAACTGATTGTCCAG AGAAGCTTCCCGAGGTGAAGAGACTGAGGCCATTTGGGCCTAGGGAGGATTCAACACTCTCGGAGTTTCAGATGGAGCTGATGCAACTGGCCTCTCAGCTGAATGGTGACCATGTCCTCAAcacctatccggacatcggcAAGGGCATGACTGTGGCTCAGGCAAACATATATGCGGAGGATGCGGTTGCAAGGTTTCTGGAAGCAGGAAGGGCTGCACTGAGGGCTGGAGCAAATGAGTCTGCCATCGTCACGATGCGGCCTGCCCTCACTAGCAGGACTTCCGGGGGGCCTTCCAATCCATCACTTCAAAACATTTAA